From the Thermococcus sp. MV5 genome, the window GAATGTCTGGTCTGTTGGTTGCAGCTATAACCACAACACCACTATTCTCTTCAATACCATCCATCTCAGTTAACAGCTGATTAATAAGCCTATCTGTAACTCTGTTAACATCTGTACCTCTTCTTGGAGCTATAGAGTCAATTTCATCAATGAAAACTACTGTAGGAGCTGCCTGTCTGGCCTTTCTAAATATCTCTCTTATGTTCTTTTCGCTTTCACCAACCCACTTGCTCAAAACCTCTGGACCCCTAATTCCAATAAAGTTAGCTTCACTCTCAGTCGCTACTGCCTTAGCTAAAAGAGTCTTACCAGTTCCTGGAGGCCCATAGAGCAGAATACCCTTTGGAGGGTTAATACCCATAGCTATAAATGCCTCTGGATACTTCAAGGGCCATTCTACAGCTTCCCTTAACTGTTGTTTAACATCTTCAAGACCACCAATATCCTCCCATCTAACATTTGGCACCTCAAGAAGTACCTCTCTTAGAGCAGATGGTTCAACCATTTTTAATGCCTCATAAAAGTCTCTTCTTGTAACCTTGAGCTCTTCAAGGACTTCCTTTGGAATGCTTTCTGCTTCAAAATCTATCTTGCCCTCTTCAATAAGTCTTCTCAAAGCTGCCATTGCGGCTTCTCTTGCCAACGCTGCCAGATCAGCACCCACAAACCCATGAGTCTTCTCAGCTAACTCCTCCAAGAGGAAATCAATTAAACGATGCCTTATTTCCTCGTACAACTTCTCATCAATGTTTTTAAGAAGTCCTTTAATATCTTCTTCGTTATCTGGGATTTCTTCTATTTTCATAAGGGCCCTTTCTACAAGTCCCTTGAACCGTTCGTAACTCTTAAGCTCTACCAAAGCCCTCTTAACATGTTCTTTTCTGAAGTCAGGTTCAATAGGCATGCCTCTTGTGTGAATTTGAAGTATTTCTTTTCTCCCCTGCTTGTCAGGAACACCAACCTCAATCTCCCTATCAAACCTACCTGGTCTCCTCAAAGCAGGATCAACTGCGTCAGGCCTGTTAGTGGCACCTATGACTATTATCTTTCCTCTGCTCTTTAGCCCATCCATCAAAGTAAGTAACTGAGCAACAACCCTTTTCTCAACCTCCCCGCTGACTTCTTCTCTTTTCGGAGCGATTGCATCAATCTCATCAATAAAAATTATGCTCGGAGCATTTTCTTCAGCCTCTTTAAAGACATCTCTAAGTCTTTCCTCGCTCTCTCCATAATATTTGCTCATGATTTCTGGCCCATTAATGGCTATGAAGTGAGCATTAGCCTCATTAGCAACAGCCTTAGCCAAAAGAGTCTTACCAGTTCCTGGAGGTCCATACAACAAAACACCCTTCGGCGGTTCAATCCCAAGCTTCTCAAACACTTCTGGATGCTTTAAGGGGAGCTCAATCATTTCTCTAATCTTTTGTATCACGTCTTTAAGACCACCAATGTCCTCATAAGTAACATCTGGAACTGAAATACCCTTACTAGGTTTAGTTAGAACTTGAATTTTTGTATTCTCTGTGATTATTGTGGGAATTTTTGGAAATGTTTCTGCAACTGTTAATGTAATTTCCCCCCATCTTCTTTCATATCCAAAAAATGTTGGAATTGTTACTGGAACATATAACCTAATCATATCTCCCTGAATTACAGGTCTGTTTAGTAGTTCTCTAGAAGATACAAGAATTTCCTCTAGTTCTTTTGCTACCTTCTCTGGAATCTCACTAGTGGGAGCAAACTTTACAACTTTTGCAGGTTTCACATCGGCTTTTTTAACTTTAACGTATTCGCCTGTACTCACACCGGCATTCTTTCTAGTAATACCATCCATTCTGATAATACCCACGCCCTCATCTTCTATAGATAATGGTAAAACCTTAGCAACCGTAGTTCTAGTTCCTGTTATCTCTACAATATCACCAGGAGATAAACCCAATTTCCTCATTGCACTCCTATCAATCCTAACTATCCCTCTACCAACATCCCTCTGATAAGCGGAAGCTACTTTAAGTTTAATCTCATTCCTATCGCTCATTTATATCACCTCTTTTTTAGTTATTAAATGACCGTGAATCTAGCATTATTTAATTATTTAATCAAATAAAAAATAATGAAATTAAAAAATCAATGAAATATCACTCTATCTTAACTTCAAAACCACCCCTCTCCTCTTTCTTGGTTGGATATTTTTTAGGAACCCTTACCTCAAGGACACCATTGTTATATTTAGCCTTTGCCTTTTCTGCTACAACTTCTTCGGGAAGTCTGATAACTCTCCTATAACCACTGTAATACCTTTCAACTCTCACTGCACCTTCTTTTTCAAGTTCATGCTCTCTCTTCACCTGAGCCTCGATATAAACGGCGTCACTAGTCACTCTGACTTTAATGTCCTCCTTTCTCACTCCTGGCAATTCAGCTGTGATTATGAATTCTTCACCCGTGTCAAAGATATCTACAAAGGGCTCTCTCCAAACTCCTTCGCTTTTTATCTCAAATTCTCCTCTTGGCTCGCTAAACCTCCTGTAACTCCATAGTCTGGGCCCCCTGAATATGTCCTCAAACATTGCATCAATCTCTTCTTGTATTTCTCTCATTATATCGAAGGGGTCCCAGAAGTCTCTCCTCCACCATCTTCTAGCCACCTTCATCACCCCCTTACATCTTTTGGTTACCGATAGTTATTAAAATATTAACCCCTTATAAATTTTTCGATTTTAGTATACTCAAGTAAGATTAAATTACCGCAAGATTTATAAAGCGGATTAGACCTTCTATAGTTTGGACATGGGGCGGTAGCTCAGCCTGGGAGAGCGCCGGACTGAAGATCCGGGTGTCGGGGGTTCAAATCCCCCTCGCCCCACCACGTTTTTCCTGTTCTATGGAAACATAAAAGTTTAAAAGCCACTCTCCATAGTGATTTCCGGTGATGATAATGAAAGGGATTGTGCTAAGCTACATGAGAAGTAAAGAACACCTACACAAGAACCACATGATTATCAAACCACTTGGAATTGAGAGCAAAGAGCAAGCAGCAGCATTGATTGGCAAGAAAGTCTTCTGGAAGAGTCCCAGTGGAAAACTCCTTGTGGGCAAAATTACCAGAACCCATGGAGTTAGAGGAGAAGTAAAAGTAAGGTTTGAGAGGCCATTACCAGGGCAAGCCCTTGGAGACTACGTTGAAATAAAATGATCTTTCTTTCCTTCTTTTTGGAGGTAACTTGATGAAACTTGTTAATATTAAAGAAGGAAGAGCAGAAATTTTTATACCTAAAGCCGAGCGTATTTATGATGCCCCTGTTTTTTATAATCCTGCCATGAGATTAAATAGAGATTTAAGTGTCCTTGTTTTACAAGTTTTAAATCCCAAAACAGTCCTAGATGCCCTCTCAGCCACGGGAATTAGAGGAATAAGGTACGCCTTGGAAACTAACGCAGAAGAGGTATGGCTTAATGATATAAATCCTGAGGCCTTTAAGCTCATTATTAGAAACCTAAAGATTAATTTTGGAGAAAAACTCACCTTAGATGACAAAATGACAATAATAAAAGGGGAAAAAGAAATAATTGCTACTAATAAAGATGCGAATCTCTTGATGGCTGAAAAATTCAGATATTTCAACTTTGTGGATCTTGACCCATTTGGTTCTCCAATGGAGTTTCTTGATTCAGCACTGAGAAGCGTTAAACGAAAAGGAGTTCTAGCAGTTACCGCTACAGACACTGCTCCTCTCTGCGGAGCCCATCCAAAAGCATGTCTCAGAAAGTATAACTCAAAACCTCTAAGAGGCGAGCTCTGCCATGAAAGCGGCTTGAGAATTCTGATAGGGGCTATCGTTAGATATGCTGTAAAATACGACCTCGGAGTCCATGTTCTCTTTGCCTATTACAAAGATCACTACTTCAGAGCATTTTTACAACTTAAAGATGGTGCAAAAGAAGGTGACAAATCCCTCAAAGATATGGGATATGTATATTTTGAACCCAAAACAGGAAGGTTCGAAATTGAAAGGAATTTTCTTCCAAGTAGGAAAGGGGCCTTTGGACCCTTATGGCTTGGCCCTCTCAAAGAACAACAGTTCATAGAAAAAATGATAGAAAAAGCTGAAAAAGCCGAATTACCCCAGAACAACAAGCTTCTCAAATTCCTGAATATTATCAAAGACGAGCTCAATATTCCGTTTTTTTATGATTTTCACGCTCTCGCAAGACGAAACTCTCTTGAAGTAAGAAAGCTCTCAGATGTGTGCAATATACTCCAGAAGAAGGGATACAGGAGTAGTCGGACACATTTCTCTCCAACTGCAATAAAAGCGGATGCACCTTTTGAAATAGTTTTAGAAACATTAAAACTCCTCCAGTGATTAAACCTTTATATATTTCCAACTACCTCGTTTAAATATCCACCAGAAAAAGATTGCTGTTGTGAATGTTTCTAACGTCATGGCAAACCATGCTGCAATAACCCCCATCCCTTTGATGTGGATAATCCAAAATGAGACCCCAAACCCAAGGATATATGATGGGATTATTCTGAAAAAGAGCTTACTTATTGCCGTTACATACATTGGACTTTTTGTATCTCCAGCTCCTCTAAGAGAACCACTTAGAACGAATGTCCATCCAAGAGGTATCTCACTTATCCCAACGATTATGAGATATATACTGGCCAACCTTAAAACTTCTGCATAGTGAGGGTCGCTTCTTGTAACAAATGGCATCACGAGATATTTGGGGAATACCACCAAAATTATTGCCATAACACCCATAAACACTGAAACCATTTTAAGGGCTTCATAAACAACTCTTTCTGCTTTTTCAGGGTCTCCCTCTCCAAGACTTTGGCCAACTAAAGCTGAGGCAGCAACATTAAAACCAAAGGCCGGCATATAAGCTATACTCTCCACTCTCAAGCCCACTTGATGAGCTGCTAATGCTATAGTACCAAAACGGGTTACTATACTTATGTAGAGAAAGTTATAGAAGCTGAAAATAATTCTCTCAACTGTAGCAGGAATTCCAATTCTGAGGATCCTTTTTATGGTTTCCCAATCAAGGTTGAATGCAGGCTTGAATTTTAAAACCAAGGAACCCCTAAGGAAAAGAATTAACCCCACAATAAAGGCAAGCAAAATTGAGAGGCCTGAGGCTAATGCAGCACCTACCACTTCAAGCCTTGGTAACCCAAACTTCCCAAAGATTAGACCATAATTCAAGAAAACATTAGCCCCATTAGTTAATAAGCTTAATTTCATTGGCGTCTTTGTGTCCCCAGCCCCTCTAAGGGCACTAAAAGCTGCAAATGCCATGAAATTAATTGGGTAAAAAATGAAAAATGTTCTTATGTACGAATAGCCAAGTTTTATGACATCTTCACTTGCCCCCATTATTTTAAGGGCATCATCTCCAAAGAAAACTCCAAAGAGCATTACCGGAATACTCATGAAAAAGGCTAGATATATACTCTGTTCAAGCACTTTTTCGGCCATATCAAAATCTTTCGCCCCTACAAACCTTGCAACTAAGGCCAGAGTTCCAGTAGAAATAGCAAACATTAGAGGCATCATAAACCAAGAAAATTGACCTCCAAGACCCACACTTGCTATGGCTAAAGACCCTAGTTGTCCTACCATTATCATATCCACTAGGTTGACAAGAGTTTGTCCAATGTTGGCCAGAATGGCAGGCCACGCAAGAGCCCACAATCTTCTTCTTAATTCACCATCCATGGATCTCACTCAGATTGTTGTCTTAACGATCAGAGGCAAAATATAAAAGGATCTAAAAGGTTAAAAATCTTTTGGCAAAAGAAGAGGATCTAAATTAAACACCTTGAGTCCAAATAGTTCTAACGCGGATTCAACCTGCTCCTTACTCAGCCTGTAATCATAAACAAATCCTTCAAAACCATTTCTTATCTGCTCTTGTTTAAACCCAAAAACCATTTTCATTAAATGTATGGCCTCTTCTTTTCGTTGTTTAAGGCTTTTAGTATTCTTTTTATAGTAATCCATGAATTTGGAGAAAATTTCTTTGTTAATCTTAAAGAACTCATAATTAACTCCCAAAGCACAACAAGGATAAAGACCAAACAGTTCGACATATCTATAGACTTTAAACCCTTCTTTTTCTAAGCTACTTAAATATGGTTCCCATATACTTAAAGCATCTATCTCCCCATCCAAAAATGAGTTTACGATCTCTTCAGGTTTTTTGAAATAGACTACTTTAACTTTATCTATAAGTCCATGCTTTTCCAAAAAGAGCTTCAGCATTGTCTCCATTGTAGAGAGTTCTGAAGAACCGATCTTTATACCTTCCTTTAAATCCCCCTTTAAGACAACTCCACTTCCTCCAAACCCACAACCACCAGCAATTATTAGGTTTTTGGTAAGAAGGCCAAAAAGAACCTGTGTAATAAGAGGAGAACACGCCAAATCAACTTTTCCCAAGGCCAATGCATTCGTTAGCTCAATAGCACTGTCGTACACCAAAATTCTTACATCATAGTCTCTCTCAAGATCCTTAGCTGTTAAAATTGCATGAGGATATTCAACAGCCTTCAAAAGTCCCAGTCTAAGAACCCCCTCTACTGGAAAGGGAGCTTCTTCGATAAGCCAGATACGATAGGCTTTTTTACCAATTTCTTTCCTAATTACCTTCTTTTCTTTTTCTAAACTCTCAATAGCCTCAACAATTGTAGATCTAGAATAATTAAGCCTATAAAGCTCGCTTTGAAGTATGCCCTCATGACCTCTTGCTGTAAGACAAGCCAAAATATCGCCTTTAGCACTCATGAAAGTACCTTAAGAATTCATGTTTTTATAATTTTTGAAAATAGTGAAAAGAGTTAAAGAATACCCTTTGCTTTCTTCCACTTGTGACTCCAGCTGTATTTTCTAAGCCTTCTGCTTCTCCCAAAGCCACATGCAGCACAGTAACCCTTTCTAGTGTTAAAGGACTTTTTTCCGCATCTTCTGCACTTTATATGAGTGGGAGTTCTATTCCGTTTTCCATGTGGAGCTGTTCCACTTCCCACGAAGCCTCACCTCTCGCTCATTCTATCTCAACTGGGGAGATAGCCAACACGTTATCTCCTCTGATAACGATCTTACCATAATTTTTCTTTGGCTCGCCATCCTCAATAAGCTGAGCATTCGCCAAGACAACATTTAAGTGGATGTCATAACCAATGAGCTTTCCTCTATATTCGGCCCCTCTTTTGAGGATTACCAAAACCTCCTTGTCGAGTGACTTGTGTATAACATCAAGTGGTCTTTCCGCCATTTTTCTTCCCTCCCAAATAATCAAAGATAGAGTTCACAATGATAACGGGAACCTTGCTTTATAACTCTTTCTCTTATTAGGCACAATCCTAATTAAGGTGTGCATTATAAAGAAAGTGGAGGTGAAAATGTGGATCTACCCAACGTATCCAGAAAAGTCATGGAAGACGTTTTGGCAGTGGAGAGTGGAGAAGAAATATTAATAATCACC encodes:
- a CDS encoding CDC48 family AAA ATPase, encoding MSDRNEIKLKVASAYQRDVGRGIVRIDRSAMRKLGLSPGDIVEITGTRTTVAKVLPLSIEDEGVGIIRMDGITRKNAGVSTGEYVKVKKADVKPAKVVKFAPTSEIPEKVAKELEEILVSSRELLNRPVIQGDMIRLYVPVTIPTFFGYERRWGEITLTVAETFPKIPTIITENTKIQVLTKPSKGISVPDVTYEDIGGLKDVIQKIREMIELPLKHPEVFEKLGIEPPKGVLLYGPPGTGKTLLAKAVANEANAHFIAINGPEIMSKYYGESEERLRDVFKEAEENAPSIIFIDEIDAIAPKREEVSGEVEKRVVAQLLTLMDGLKSRGKIIVIGATNRPDAVDPALRRPGRFDREIEVGVPDKQGRKEILQIHTRGMPIEPDFRKEHVKRALVELKSYERFKGLVERALMKIEEIPDNEEDIKGLLKNIDEKLYEEIRHRLIDFLLEELAEKTHGFVGADLAALAREAAMAALRRLIEEGKIDFEAESIPKEVLEELKVTRRDFYEALKMVEPSALREVLLEVPNVRWEDIGGLEDVKQQLREAVEWPLKYPEAFIAMGINPPKGILLYGPPGTGKTLLAKAVATESEANFIGIRGPEVLSKWVGESEKNIREIFRKARQAAPTVVFIDEIDSIAPRRGTDVNRVTDRLINQLLTEMDGIEENSGVVVIAATNRPDILDPALLRPGRFDRLILVPAPDEKARLEIFKVHTRNVPLAEDVSLETLAKRTEGYTGADIEAVVREAALNAMRRAIVKGEIGPNTRASDIRKRVKVSMKDFEEALKKVNPSISEETIEYYKRIEEMFTKKKAEVKQIEGKDRAVF
- a CDS encoding Hsp20/alpha crystallin family protein, whose product is MKVARRWWRRDFWDPFDIMREIQEEIDAMFEDIFRGPRLWSYRRFSEPRGEFEIKSEGVWREPFVDIFDTGEEFIITAELPGVRKEDIKVRVTSDAVYIEAQVKREHELEKEGAVRVERYYSGYRRVIRLPEEVVAEKAKAKYNNGVLEVRVPKKYPTKKEERGGFEVKIE
- a CDS encoding 50S ribosomal protein L35ae gives rise to the protein MIMKGIVLSYMRSKEHLHKNHMIIKPLGIESKEQAAALIGKKVFWKSPSGKLLVGKITRTHGVRGEVKVRFERPLPGQALGDYVEIK
- a CDS encoding tRNA (guanine(10)-N(2))-dimethyltransferase translates to MKLVNIKEGRAEIFIPKAERIYDAPVFYNPAMRLNRDLSVLVLQVLNPKTVLDALSATGIRGIRYALETNAEEVWLNDINPEAFKLIIRNLKINFGEKLTLDDKMTIIKGEKEIIATNKDANLLMAEKFRYFNFVDLDPFGSPMEFLDSALRSVKRKGVLAVTATDTAPLCGAHPKACLRKYNSKPLRGELCHESGLRILIGAIVRYAVKYDLGVHVLFAYYKDHYFRAFLQLKDGAKEGDKSLKDMGYVYFEPKTGRFEIERNFLPSRKGAFGPLWLGPLKEQQFIEKMIEKAEKAELPQNNKLLKFLNIIKDELNIPFFYDFHALARRNSLEVRKLSDVCNILQKKGYRSSRTHFSPTAIKADAPFEIVLETLKLLQ
- a CDS encoding MATE family efflux transporter, whose protein sequence is MDGELRRRLWALAWPAILANIGQTLVNLVDMIMVGQLGSLAIASVGLGGQFSWFMMPLMFAISTGTLALVARFVGAKDFDMAEKVLEQSIYLAFFMSIPVMLFGVFFGDDALKIMGASEDVIKLGYSYIRTFFIFYPINFMAFAAFSALRGAGDTKTPMKLSLLTNGANVFLNYGLIFGKFGLPRLEVVGAALASGLSILLAFIVGLILFLRGSLVLKFKPAFNLDWETIKRILRIGIPATVERIIFSFYNFLYISIVTRFGTIALAAHQVGLRVESIAYMPAFGFNVAASALVGQSLGEGDPEKAERVVYEALKMVSVFMGVMAIILVVFPKYLVMPFVTRSDPHYAEVLRLASIYLIIVGISEIPLGWTFVLSGSLRGAGDTKSPMYVTAISKLFFRIIPSYILGFGVSFWIIHIKGMGVIAAWFAMTLETFTTAIFFWWIFKRGSWKYIKV
- a CDS encoding ABC transporter substrate-binding protein, producing MSAKGDILACLTARGHEGILQSELYRLNYSRSTIVEAIESLEKEKKVIRKEIGKKAYRIWLIEEAPFPVEGVLRLGLLKAVEYPHAILTAKDLERDYDVRILVYDSAIELTNALALGKVDLACSPLITQVLFGLLTKNLIIAGGCGFGGSGVVLKGDLKEGIKIGSSELSTMETMLKLFLEKHGLIDKVKVVYFKKPEEIVNSFLDGEIDALSIWEPYLSSLEKEGFKVYRYVELFGLYPCCALGVNYEFFKINKEIFSKFMDYYKKNTKSLKQRKEEAIHLMKMVFGFKQEQIRNGFEGFVYDYRLSKEQVESALELFGLKVFNLDPLLLPKDF
- a CDS encoding 50S ribosomal protein L37e, encoding MGSGTAPHGKRNRTPTHIKCRRCGKKSFNTRKGYCAACGFGRSRRLRKYSWSHKWKKAKGIL
- a CDS encoding LSm family protein, whose protein sequence is MAERPLDVIHKSLDKEVLVILKRGAEYRGKLIGYDIHLNVVLANAQLIEDGEPKKNYGKIVIRGDNVLAISPVEIE